The window TTCGCCAAACATACGGCGGGCCGGGAGTTGTATCCTTTCGGTGCACATTCCACGTTGGCTATCAGTGACCACGCTTGTCGTCCAAACAACTCCTTTTGCCGGGCACAGTGTGGACACCAGTAGGCCGTGTAAATCACGGCACCCTTTTCGTTCA is drawn from Phaeodactylum tricornutum CCAP 1055/1 chromosome 25, whole genome shotgun sequence and contains these coding sequences:
- a CDS encoding predicted protein, with the protein product KRVSRESSEQAIQLAKFLNEKGAVIYTAYWCPHCARQKELFGRQAWSLIANVECAPKGYNSRPAVCLANQVDGYPTWVI